The Mercurialis annua linkage group LG8, ddMerAnnu1.2, whole genome shotgun sequence genome window below encodes:
- the LOC126660991 gene encoding BURP domain protein USPL1-like, whose protein sequence is MKPTFAFTAMFLLIAFAFNVEATRELRQEEFSFEKFEPVPGNLLYGYQYRTVDGAKEKSSFDKFEPVPGNLLYGYQYRTTDGPKEKSSLENNVLRLRSMDADNNSSFIEFFTLNDLKLGNRLSIDLPPLNLSMFPRLLSKKQADLIPFSSKKLPYLLNFFSFSPQSPQGKAVQLALKHCEAEPITGETKFCATSFESMLDNVRSMLGSDTKFKAITSTHLTRSKTTLQKYTVIRPLEEIKTPKMIGCHPVSYPYTIFHCHSDVNTKGFKVSLSGENGDRIEAIVVCHMDTSEWSDDHRSFYQIGSKPGLTEVCHFFPSHHMLWIPTQLA, encoded by the exons ATGAAGCCTACTTTTGCTTTTACTGCTATGTTCCTGCTTATTGCG TTTGCTTTCAACGTGGAAGCTACAAGAGAGCTGCGACAAGAAGAATTTTCTTTCGAGAAGTTTGAGCCAGTACCGGGCAACCTTTTATATGGTTATCAGTACAGAACTGTTGATGGTGCGAAAGAAAAATCTTCTTTCGACAAGTTTGAGCCAGTGCCAGGCAACCTTTTATATGGTTATCAGTATAGAACTACTGATGGTCCGAAAGAAAAATCTTCTCTCGAAAATAATGTTTTAAGGCTACGTAGCATGGATGCGGATAATAACTCTTCATTTATCGAGTTTTTTACCTTAAATGATCTCAAGTTGGGTAACCGATTGAGTATCGATCTTCCACCTTTAAACCTGTCAATGTTTCCTCGTTTATTGTCTAAAAAACAAGCTGACTTAATTCCATTCTCATCCAAAAAACTCCCATATCTTCTTAATTTCTTTAGCTTTTCACCACAATCTCCTCAAGGAAAAGCAGTTCAACTTGCCCTAAAACATTGCGAGGCAGAACCTATTACAGGAGAAACCAAGTTTTGTGCTACCTCATTCGAGTCCATGCTTGATAATGTTCGTAGCATGCTTGGATCGGATACCAAATTTAAAGCTATCACATCCACTCATCTTACAAGATCCAAAACCACCTTGCAAAAATACACAGTAATTCGACCACTTGAAGAAATAAAAACTCCGAAGATGATCGGATGTCATCCCGTGTCGTATCCCTACACAATTTTTCACTGCCATAGCGATGTTAATACGAAAGGTTTCAAAGTGTCACTTAGTGGTGAAAATGGAGATAGAATTGAAGCTATTGTAGTTTGTCATATGGATACCTCTGAATGGAGTGATGATCATCGCTCATTTTATCAGATTGGATCTAAACCAGGATTAACTGAAGTCTGCCACTTTTTTCCATCTCATCATATGCTGTGGATTCCAACCCAACTTGCCTGA